A region of Streptomyces deccanensis DNA encodes the following proteins:
- a CDS encoding pore-forming ESAT-6 family protein, with product MAQNQDRRSYDTGASGEVQTALGTIVGQLERVLTDRDAAVKAAMTEFQADGVSDDYHGKEERWKKAAGEVREIIRLVRTTLEQNDGTAQSTLAKARAAVDQIG from the coding sequence ATGGCTCAGAACCAGGACCGCCGTTCGTACGACACCGGGGCCTCCGGTGAGGTGCAGACCGCGCTCGGCACGATCGTGGGGCAGTTGGAGCGGGTGCTCACCGACCGTGACGCCGCCGTCAAGGCCGCGATGACCGAGTTCCAGGCGGACGGTGTCTCGGACGACTACCACGGCAAGGAAGAGCGCTGGAAGAAGGCGGCGGGCGAGGTCCGCGAGATCATCCGCCTGGTGCGCACCACGCTCGAACAGAACGACGGCACCGCCCAGTCCACGCTGGCCAAGGCCCGCGCGGCGGTCGACCAGATCGGCTGA
- a CDS encoding ribokinase, with protein MYDYDLLVVGSANADLVIGVERRPGAGETVLGSDLAVHPGGKGANQAVAAARLGARTALLARVGDDGNGRLLLDSQRAAGVDTAGVLVGGAPTGVALITVDPSGDNSIVVSPGANGKLTPEDVRAAEGLLRASRVVSAQLEIPLETVVEVVRRLPEDTRFVLNPSPPRELPAEVLAACDPLIVNEHEARIIVGDEPAGSPSPEDRARALLALGPRSVVVTLGAEGALVATAEGSARVSAVKVDAVDTTGAGDAFTAALAWRLGAGAELAEAAAYAARVGAAAVTRAGAQVSFPTAEEVAAL; from the coding sequence ATGTACGACTACGACCTTCTGGTCGTGGGATCGGCCAACGCCGACCTGGTGATCGGTGTGGAGCGGCGGCCGGGGGCCGGGGAGACCGTGCTCGGCTCCGACCTGGCCGTGCACCCGGGCGGCAAGGGCGCCAACCAGGCGGTGGCGGCGGCCCGGCTGGGGGCGCGTACGGCGCTGCTGGCGCGGGTCGGCGACGACGGCAACGGGCGGCTGCTGCTGGACTCGCAGCGGGCGGCCGGGGTCGACACGGCCGGGGTGCTGGTCGGCGGGGCGCCCACCGGGGTCGCGCTGATCACGGTGGACCCGTCGGGCGACAACAGCATCGTGGTGTCGCCGGGCGCCAACGGGAAGCTGACCCCCGAGGACGTGCGGGCGGCGGAGGGCCTGCTCAGGGCGTCCCGGGTGGTCTCGGCGCAGTTGGAGATCCCGTTGGAGACGGTGGTGGAGGTGGTACGGCGGCTGCCGGAGGACACGCGTTTCGTGCTGAACCCGTCGCCGCCGCGGGAGTTGCCCGCCGAGGTGCTGGCCGCCTGTGATCCGCTGATCGTCAACGAGCACGAGGCGCGGATCATCGTCGGGGACGAGCCGGCGGGGTCCCCTTCGCCGGAGGACCGGGCGCGGGCGCTGCTGGCGCTCGGGCCGCGTTCGGTGGTCGTGACGCTGGGCGCGGAGGGGGCGTTGGTCGCGACCGCCGAGGGGAGTGCGCGGGTGTCGGCCGTGAAGGTGGACGCCGTGGACACCACGGGGGCCGGGGACGCGTTCACGGCGGCGCTGGCGTGGCGGCTGGGCGCGGGCGCGGAGCTCGCCGAGGCCGCCGCGTACGCGGCCCGGGTGGGGGCCGCCGCCGTCACCAGGGCGGGGGCGCAGGTGTCGTTCCCGACCGCCGAGGAGGTCGCGGCGCTGTGA
- the rbsD gene encoding D-ribose pyranase, which produces MKRAGILNRHLAGAIAELGHGHELLVCDAGMPVPRGPRVVDLAFRAGVPSFAEVLDGLLDEIVVEGATAAHEVREANLEATALLEDRFPELELVPHEKLKELSEGARLVVRTGEARPYANVLLRCGVFF; this is translated from the coding sequence GTGAAGCGGGCCGGGATACTGAACCGTCATCTGGCGGGCGCCATCGCCGAGTTGGGGCACGGGCACGAGCTGCTGGTGTGCGACGCGGGGATGCCGGTGCCCCGGGGGCCGCGCGTGGTCGACCTGGCGTTCCGGGCAGGGGTGCCGTCGTTCGCGGAGGTGCTGGACGGGCTGCTCGACGAGATCGTGGTCGAGGGGGCGACGGCCGCGCACGAGGTGCGTGAGGCGAACCTGGAGGCGACGGCGCTGCTGGAGGACCGCTTCCCCGAGCTGGAGCTGGTCCCCCACGAGAAGCTGAAGGAACTGTCGGAGGGCGCGCGACTGGTCGTACGGACGGGAGAGGCGCGGCCGTACGCGAACGTGCTGTTGCGGTGCGGGGTGTTCTTCTAG